Part of the Taeniopygia guttata chromosome 30, bTaeGut7.mat, whole genome shotgun sequence genome is shown below.
CCAAGAGCTCGAAGAAGGTGGGTGGTGGGGTCGGTGTAGAAGGTGGGTGGTGGTGGGGTTGGTGTAGAAGGTGGGTGGTGGGGTCGGTGTAGAAGGTGGTGGTGGGGTAGGTGGGTGGTGGTGGGGTCGGCGCTGCCGTGCCGCGGGGGCCATTCCCGCCCGGAGCGCTGACGTCTGGCTCGTTGTCCCCACCCAGGCTCCCCTGGAGGTGCTGCGGGACAAGGAGTGTCCGGCCATGCTCATTCCCAGCACCCCGCGTACGTCCGCAATTAGCGAGGAGCGCGTTTAACGATCCGCCGGTCTCCGTCTCAGGGATTTcggaggtggttttgggggttggTTTGGGATTCCCGTTTTCCCAGCTGAGCAGCCCCGCTCTTGTCCCGCCAGTGGCGCGGAGATGCTTCCCAGCCATCCAGGCCAAGAAGGGCGTCATCATGGTGGGCAACGAGACCACCTACGACGACGGCCACGGGCGCCGCAGGAACGTCACCGAGCTGCTGGAAGGAGCCAAGTGAGTCCCCCTGGGCTGGTGGCCCTCGTTAAGAGCTGCTTCGTTAGCGTTCCTTTGCCTTTTTGAGGTGTCAGAAaccctgccccaaaatcccaccttggAAAAGCGGAGGGAGGTAAAGGAGGCGCAGTGTGGGCAGCTCCGGGGAGTTTGCTGTGGAGAAttgttgaatttttgttttggttttggggtctccTCGGCTCCGGCTCCACCGGTGTTCCCCCGTTTCCTTGCAGAAAAGCCAACGTGGTGCTGGAGACCCGGCAGCTGGCCATGAAGATCTTCGAGGATTACACGGTGTCCTGGTACTGGATCATCATGTGAGCATGGGGCAAaactcaggggaaaaaaaaaatcctctaaaatgtcccaaatcacccaaaacctcccccaaaatgtcccaaaaccccccaaaacctcccccaaaatgtcccaaaaccTCTCCCCAAAacgtccccaaatccccaagaacatccccaaatctcccaagACCCCCTGAAGTGTCCCAAAAccgcccaaaatcccccaaaatatcccaaaaccccccccaaatgtcccaaaatcacccaaaacatcccaaaactccccaagacctaacccaaaaatcccctagaatgtcccaaaaatccctgagaatgtccccaaatcccccaaaacctcccaaaataccccaaagcGTCCCAGAATCCCCCAAGACCCCCTGAAGTGTCCCAAAACCGCCCAAAATGTCCggaaacccccccaaaatccctcaaaatcgCCCAAACCCTTcctcaaatccccaaaaaatcccccaaaattcacaattCTCACAAGCCCCGGCTTTCCCACCGTTTCCACCGAGCGGAGCGCGAGCAGCAGCATCACTCCTGTCCGTTCCTGCCGTGGTTCTCCCCACGtttgggggatgtttggggGGTGGTGACCCACGTCTGCCTTCCTCCCGCAGAGGCCTGGTCATTGCCATGGTGGCCAGCCTCATCTTCATCGTCCTGCTGCGCTTCCTGGCCGGGATCATGGTGTGGGTGATGATCGTGATGGTGATCCTGGTGTTGGGATACGGTGAGCAGGGAGGCCTGGGAGCCtctccatggattttttttcctcccttgttctcctttccctgtttccagTGGGATTTGCGCTGCGCAAGTTCACGCGCCGCGTCCTTCCGGCCGGCTCTGCTTTTCCCGTGCGAAAAAAAAGAcgatttttctgctttttgccGCAGGAATCTTCCACTGTTACATGGAATACGCCAAGCTGAAAGGGGAAGCGGGGTCGGACGTGTCCCTGGCGGACCTGGGCTTCCAGACCGACCTCCGTGTGTACCTCCACCTGCGGCAGACGTGGCTGGCGTTCCGTAAGCGTCCGTCCTCCTCCGGGATCGGGGTGGGACCCAAGTGGGGGGCACAGCGGATTTTTGGGCCGTTCCCACCTAAAGGAGGGACTTTGCTGGGGGCCCGGCCGTGGGgctgtcgctgttgaggcaggatggggatGAGAAGAGTGATCAgaagctgctgagagtaaaactccgatttattcaaaatacactggtCTTTTACACAGAGCTTcatgaggaccaactccattggtcccgaagtgaaaacaacccaaagtgcttgacacacagCGATAGAACATAACTacaaacaatgtgaaaaacgagagagataaagaattatttacattcttctccagctctttcccaggctttttgccGGGCTAGAAACTCCCAGTTTCGTtatttgactgaatctgagtcccacgTGGGGCAGTTCCTGGGAGGAGATTTCGGTGCCCCGGGGAAGGTGAAGGTGACCCTCaccctgcccggggctcccttcccctcccagtGATCATCCTGTGCGTGCTGGAGCTGGTGATCGTCCTGCTGCTCATCTTCCTGCGCAAGAGGATCCTCATCGCCATCGCGCTCATCAAGGAGGCCAGCAGGTCTGGCTGCGCCCATCGCTCAGGGTTTAACTGGGGTTTAACTGGGTTTAACTGGGGCTTAACTGGGGTTTTTAACCAGGGTTTAACTGGGGTTTTACTGGGGTTTAACTGGGGTTTAACTGGGGTTTAACTGGGGTTTTTAACCAGGGTTTAACTGGGGTTTAACCGGGATTTAACTGGGGTTTAACTGGGGTTTAACTGGGGTTTAACTGGGGTTTAACCAGGGTTTAACTGGGGTTTTTAACCAGGGTTTAACTGGGGTTTTACTGGGGTTTAACTGGGGTTTTTAACCGGGGTTTTTAACCAGGGTTTAACTGGGGCTTAACTGGGGTTTAACTGGGGTTTTTAACCAGGGTTTTACTGGGGTTTAACTGGGGTTTTTAACCAGGGTTTTACTGGGGTTTAACTGGGGTTTTTAACCAGGGTTTAACTGGGGTTTAACCGGGGTTTTTAACCAGGGTTTAACCGGGGTTTAACTGGGGTTTTTTACCAGGGTTTAACTGGGGTTTAACCGGGGTTTAACTGGGGTTTTACTGGGGTTTAACTGGGGTTTTACTGGGGTTTAACTGGGGTTTTTAACCAGGGTTTAACCGGGGTTTAACTGGGGTTTTTAACCAGGGTTTAAGTGGGGTTTAACCACCTTCTCGCAGGGCCGTCGGTCACATCATGTCGTCGCTGCTGTTCCCCTTGTGCACCTTCTtcttgctgtgcctctgcatCGCCTACTGGGCCAGCACTGCCGTGtatcctttcctcttcctcaccctcttcctcatcctcctgctgtTCCCAGCGTCTCCCCAGGCACGGAGCAGGATCTGCTTGCGGATCCACCTTGAATCTCTGAGGTTTGACCCAAAACAAGCCCTGGGGTGGaagagcagcagtgggagctTGGGGAGAGCGAAGCGGAGCCTGGTTTGGATTTAGGGACAGAAAGTTTGTCCCTTTTCCAAATGCGGGTTTGGAAAATGGCCTTTCCTTAGCGCTGACCCGCAGCTTCCTGTCCACCTCCAACGAGGCTGTTTACAAGGTGTTCAACGAGTCCGCGTGCCCGTTCTCCGGGCAGACCTGCAGGCCCGAGGTGAGGACCTCGGGAAGCTCAGAACCCGTCAGAGACGGGACCACGGGGTCGTTCTGGCTTGACCAGCCGTGTCCCGTGTCCTCTCCAGACCTTCAACACCAGCAACGTCACCAAGCTGTGCCCCGACGCCCAGTGCCTCTTCGCGTTCTACGGCGGCGAGACCGCCTATCACAAGTACCTCATCGTGCTGCAGTTCTTCAACGTCTTCATGTTCTTCTGGCTCGCCAACTTCGTCATCGCGCTGGGCCAGGTGACGCTGGCCGGCGCCTTCGCCTCCTACTACTGGGCCTTCAAGAAGCCCGACGACATGCCGGCCTTCCCGCTCTTCTCCGCCTTCGGCCGCGCGCTCCGGTGCGTCCGTCCCCGCCGAGGGTGGGCGGGAGCTCTGCGAGGTTGTGCTTTTATAACCGGGGTGCTCCACCCGTAGGTACCACACCGGCTCGCTGGCCTTCGGCTCGCTGGTGCTGGCCGTCGTCCAGGTCATCAGGGTCACCCTGGAGTACCTGGACCACCGGCTGAAAGGTACCGGGGTGGGACGGGAACGGGGAGGTGAGCGGGGCTGGTCTGCGGTGgtggggtggaatgggatgagctgcaaggcccttccaacccaaaccattccatggcgCTGGGAAGTGTTTCCCGAGGTAGGAGCCAAGGGACTCGGCCAGCCCGCCCCGGTGCCGGGGAATTCTGTGCCGTGCGACGGGAAACGTCAACAGCGAGTTGGGGCGTGGGTCTGGGCCTCGCCTTGGGTGCCCAAGGGGGCTGAGAACAGGGCTTGGATGGGGGAACTGTGGCAGCAAAAGTCTCACCAGGGACCTCAAAGCGGCTCCTGGAAGATCTGACCCCTCTGGCTTTGGTGCTGACCCCTCTCCCTGCGCCCTCCAGCTGCCGAGAACAAGTTTGCCAAATTCCTCCTGAGCTGCCTCAAGTGCTGCTTCTGGTGCCTGGAAAAATTCATCAAGTTCCTCAACAGGAACGCCTACATCATGGTGAGAGTCACCCAAAAGCAACGCCCTCGAAGGTCTGGGGCTGCCATGGGGGCAGCTCAGAGATTTCCCTGGGAATTGTGTCTCCCCATGCTGCGGGAGGGAACACGGAGCTCTGCGGTGTTTTTCGGCCTTTTGTGTGGAAAACCTTGACCACAGCCACGTTCTGTTGGCTTTGGGGAGGACCTTCTGCGGGTGGGGGTGTTCAGCTCTGGGTCCCTGCGATGCCAGACCCGGCAGTGGAGCAGAAAGCCCTTCCAGGGTGGGATTTGCACCCTCTCCTGGGTGCTGGGCTCAGTGAAGCCCCGTTTCTCTCTTCTCTGCCCGATTTTTCCGCCCCAGATCGCCATCTACGGCACCAACTTCTGCACCTCGGCCCGGAACGCGTTCTTCCTGCTGATGAGGAACATCATCAGGTGAGCTCCTGGGGCAGCCACCCCAGACGTTGGCCTTGGCTGCTTCTGTCAGGACTCGGGGCACGGAGCAGACACGGAGGCTCATCCCTGTCTTGTCTCCAGGGTGGCCGTGTTAGATAAAGTCACGgatttcctcttcttcctcgGCAAGCTCCTCATCGTGGGAAGCGTGGGTAAGTGCCAGATTCTGGAAGTTTCTCCTCGGGGCATCCAGCTGCCGTTGCTGGTTGTGTTCATGAAGCTGCTCCTTTCCATCCCATTTTCCATCTTGCCCACCCTCGTCCATCCCTTCTTTTCCCAGGAATCCTCgccttcttcttcttcacccACCGGATAAAGCTGGTCCAGGACACGGCACCGCCGCTGAACTACTACTGGGTCCCAATTCTGGTGAGCTGCCCTTTCTCTTTGGGGTGACTTTAGCAGGAGAGGGCAGCGATGCCCCCACACCGACCCCTCCCCACGCCCGGCGCCTCAAGGCCCTCCTTTGTTGGAGGTGTTTTCCCGGTTGCCCGTGCAATGAGCCCTTTGTTGGCTGCCGTTGGCGCCGTGCCCGCCTGCGCTGCCCGCTTTGGCCTCCATCCAGTGCTGGCTGAGGCCTTTTGTCCCCACTCGGGCTGCTCCGAACAGTCCTGCCCTGTTCACTTCTCCTCCTTGCCCTGGGGAATGTGGGATTCagctctttcctcctcctcctcctgctgctccggGCTCTCCGCCGGCCGCGGCATCGGCGTGCGGTTTCTCTTCCAGACGGTGATCGTGGGCTCCTACCTCATCGCCCACGGCTTCTTCAGCGTGTACGGCATGTGCGTGGACACCCTCTTCCTTTGCTTCTGTGAGTATCAGCGAAAAACCCTCTCTCCCATCAGCCTCACCCCAGAGCGTCCAGTCTGGGGGTTCGCTCCCAGTCCCGGGGTCCCTCTCTGTggttttctcctgctttttcctttcctgattCCTCACCTGCCTTCtcacctgctgtcccctgcctgctccagcagagaCCCCCAGCCTGTCACGGGCTCCTGCATCTCTCCCTCTGTTTTGGTGCTTTGGGCTCGGTGGAATTAACTACAGCTAACCTcgatttccctttttctcctccctgttttccttcttttccaccCCTCCCGTGTCTCTGGTCACACGTTCTCCATCCTCCACCTCCGCCCTGTCTCTCCCTGCCTCCTCCACTGCTTTTCGCTCTGCccttcactgctgcttcttcctggggctggaaaaggtgAAGATCTGGAGAGAAACGATGGATCTCCGGAGAGGCCTTACTACATGTCCCCTGAGCTCAGCGAGATCCTGCTGAAGGGGCACCTAGAACCTTCCAAAAGCGCCGATAGCCAAGGCTAGGGCGGAGGCCGCGGGACCCTCCCGGCCCCTGACCCCAGCAGCGACTCCCGCGGTGCCACTGTGTCCCCTGGAAGTCCTTCGAAGGTGGCGGGCGCCGACCCTCAGTGCCCGACGGTGTCCGATCTCCTTCCTGCCCAAAATTCCGTGTTCCTGCGCCTAGAGAGCCGCCCGGCGTCGGCCGGGGCTGCGGTGGCGCCCGGCGAGGAGCGCGGTGCCCGGAGATCGTCGCGGGGCTTTGAGGCAGAGATCTTTGCTCCTGAGGGAGGGCACGAGGGATCCCGCGTGGAGGGACAGGGCTCTGCGGGTTCCGCCACCCCAAACTGGTCTCTGGGTGTTTCCTCTGTGTCTGCCTCAGCCAAGAGCACTCAAACTTTCTTTGCCCTTTCCTTGCAGTTTCCTCACCCTTTTCCTCCCCCCGTTTCTATGCAAACCATGAAATTTTGAAGGATTCCGGGTGAGGTTGCAGAGCTTTGACTTCACACCCGCTGCTTTAGCCCGGCTTGTCCCTTTTCCCAGCCACCGCAGGAGCTGTCGCCGGTGGCCATCGGGACTTGGTGGCCGCTGGGACTTGGGGGGTTTCACTCCAGGCATGCGAGGGGGTCGGGATTTCTCCTCCAGACAGCCCAGAAAtgatcaaattttaaaaaaaaacagctctTGTGGCTTGgcctcagccacagctcccagccagaCTCTCCCAGGACAAAGCCCTGCTGTTGGTGCTCCCATTTCCATCCCAGAAGGATCCAAATCCCTCTCAAAACACCCCCTGGGCGTTGCAAGCCCGGAGCTTTGTGGCTTTGTTTGGTTTCGGGGTGTTGTTTTTTCCACGGCTGGGATTTTCCAACCTCGTTGGCAGGAGGGGAATCGCTTTGCATTGGCTCCAGAGCTGTTGGGAAGAGTTGAGGGGTCCCTCCTGCCCTTGGCTCTGTTCAACTTTCCCCCTCGAGAAGCAAAACGCCCaaatttcctcttccttctcaaTCCTTGCGGCCATTCCCGGGTTTGCTGTGTCAGAGAGAGGAAAACCCCGTTCCTCGAGGAGCCCAGAGGATTTGTTTAACCTGGGAATCGCTGTTAGAGGATCCCAGGAGCCTCCGTCACACCAACCCCACATCTGCCCCCGCCATGGGGCCGGGGATTTCTCTTTGCAGTGGAAGACCTGGAGCGCAACGACGGCTCGGCGGAAAAGCCGTACTTCATGTCCCAGAACCTGAGGAAGCTGCTCAAGAAGACCAACAAAGGCCAGCCCGACGCGTAGCGCCCGTCCCGCGTGGAATTCGCCTCTGCGGACCTTGGGCAGCGCGGGCGGATTggtaaaatgcagatttttgaTGACTCGGCCTTAAATCCTTGCGCTGGTAACGACGATGAGCTTGTCACCGCTAACGAGCCGCGGCGCCCCGTGCCAGTGCCGCTGCTGGGGCAAATCCCATTCCCGAGGGTCAGCGGCTCCGGAGCGAGTTGGATTGCGTTTGATCCTGCTTTGGTCCCGGTGAGCCCTCCTGTGGGCGGCCTTCTTCGGAGATCCGAGCGGATCTGGGCGCGGGAAGGAGCCGCGAGGTTCAGGCAGCTCCTGGTGGGGCGTTTTCCTCGTGCCTCCCCTAAAAGTGGAATTGTGGCTGTGCATTCCTGCCCCCAGAGAGCTGGGACGGGCTGGCATCGCTTCCCATCCCTCGCTGCCCTTTGTCGACACCTGAGGGCCCTGGTTTGGGccctaattaattaattattttaataataagcTAATTTGTAGCCACTCCCGAGGGGTGAAGGTGGAGGGGAACGAGGGGGCCGTGAGCAGAATTTGGGTTTGAGGCTCTGTCCAGCTCTTGCATCTCTTGAGGACCTGCAGCTTCCACAGATTCCTCCCCAAAACGTGCATCTGGTTCCCCAAATGTGTCAGTTCAGGGCAAAGCCCTTCCTCAGCTTCCCAAATAATTCACTCACATCAGGGGTTTTGGGACACCCCCCCCAGGACATGGGGAAGGGGCACGGATGGACCTGGAGGGATTTTGGTTTCATTCCAGGTGATTTTGGCAAAGCCGTGGCAGCCAACGCCGGCCTCCAGccaggagggggaaaaagggatttattttttttttttggtgtggaaAACGGGTCAATTAACTCTAAAATGTAACTAACTCAAACCTAAAATGTAACAGAATTAACCCTCAGACCCgctgcagccacaggagcaggaCCACCACCAACAattgggcttttttgggggcTCATTTGttaaaaaaggatttaaaaaatgctcTGAGGCTTTGGGGGACAATTCCCATCTCCTCACAGGCTGGGGGGATCCCacctttccccctccctgtgctcacctgggATCCCTCCAGGCACTGAGGGATccctttggcttttttttatcCCAATTCCCCTTTAGGTTTTGTATCATCCAGGGGAACGTTTCTATGGCATTATCCAATCTTTTGGTGGGGGGCTTTtgtatattttgcttttccaggATGTTTTCGGTTGTGGTTATTTGGAGCTTTTCCAGTGAATTTCTGGGGGCACGTTTTAGTTTCTCTGACGCCGCCGGGCAGAGCTTCCCTAGCTGGAATCAAACACTCTGatttctctaatttttctttttaaaattccctAAATGTTCACTTTTCCCCCTCGTTTTTCAGCGCAGCTGATCAGTGGGCAGTGGAGGAGTGCAAGGGAAAATTGAAgccaaaaaaaatgaaggaaaaggtAAAACTAGAAAGGTGAAGGGAAAGACAGAGAAATGAAGGGAAAGGtaaaaacaaagctgaaaaagtAACAGTAAAGCACCacagaaaaaatcaaattaatctAAAAAGAGGCAAATCCTCCTTGTTTGGGATAAGTGGGAATAATCCAGGGAATAATCACCAGACCTTGTTCCACTTACAGCCAttcca
Proteins encoded:
- the SLC44A2 gene encoding choline transporter-like protein 2 isoform X1, producing MDRPAGRRDPDGDYGTPQKYDPTFKGPIYDRGCTDIVCCVLLVVAIVGYVVVGVVAWTHGDPRKVIHPTDSRGQFCGQQGTPNEKKPFLFYFDIVKCASPLVLLEFQCPTTQICVSKCPDRYMTYLTAHGNAAALQYYRNFCTPESKSSKKAPLEVLRDKECPAMLIPSTPLARRCFPAIQAKKGVIMVGNETTYDDGHGRRRNVTELLEGAKKANVVLETRQLAMKIFEDYTVSWYWIIIGLVIAMVASLIFIVLLRFLAGIMVWVMIVMVILVLGYGIFHCYMEYAKLKGEAGSDVSLADLGFQTDLRVYLHLRQTWLAFLIILCVLELVIVLLLIFLRKRILIAIALIKEASRAVGHIMSSLLFPLCTFFLLCLCIAYWASTAVFLSTSNEAVYKVFNESACPFSGQTCRPETFNTSNVTKLCPDAQCLFAFYGGETAYHKYLIVLQFFNVFMFFWLANFVIALGQVTLAGAFASYYWAFKKPDDMPAFPLFSAFGRALRYHTGSLAFGSLVLAVVQVIRVTLEYLDHRLKAAENKFAKFLLSCLKCCFWCLEKFIKFLNRNAYIMIAIYGTNFCTSARNAFFLLMRNIIRVAVLDKVTDFLFFLGKLLIVGSVGILAFFFFTHRIKLVQDTAPPLNYYWVPILTVIVGSYLIAHGFFSVYGMCVDTLFLCFCEDLERNDGSPERPYYMSPELSEILLKGHLEPSKSADSQG
- the SLC44A2 gene encoding choline transporter-like protein 2 isoform X3, producing the protein MDRPAGRRDPDGDYGTPQKYDPTFKGPIYDRGCTDIVCCVLLVVAIVGYVVVGVVAWTHGDPRKVIHPTDSRGQFCGQQGTPNEKKPFLFYFDIVKCASPLVLLEFQCPTTQICVSKCPDRYMTYLTAHGNAAALQYYRNFCTPESKSSKKAPLEVLRDKECPAMLIPSTPLARRCFPAIQAKKGVIMVGNETTYDDGHGRRRNVTELLEGAKKANVVLETRQLAMKIFEDYTVSWYWIIIGLVIAMVASLIFIVLLRFLAGIMVWVMIVMVILVLGYGIFHCYMEYAKLKGEAGSDVSLADLGFQTDLRVYLHLRQTWLAFLIILCVLELVIVLLLIFLRKRILIAIALIKEASRAVGHIMSSLLFPLCTFFLLCLCIAYWASTAVFLSTSNEAVYKVFNESACPFSGQTCRPETFNTSNVTKLCPDAQCLFAFYGGETAYHKYLIVLQFFNVFMFFWLANFVIALGQVTLAGAFASYYWAFKKPDDMPAFPLFSAFGRALRYHTGSLAFGSLVLAVVQVIRVTLEYLDHRLKAAENKFAKFLLSCLKCCFWCLEKFIKFLNRNAYIMIAIYGTNFCTSARNAFFLLMRNIIRVAVLDKVTDFLFFLGKLLIVGSVGILAFFFFTHRIKLVQDTAPPLNYYWVPILTVIVGSYLIAHGFFSVYGMCVDTLFLCFLEDLERNDGSAEKPYFMSQNLRKLLKKTNKGQPDA
- the SLC44A2 gene encoding choline transporter-like protein 2 isoform X2 codes for the protein MGGHGDNYYGKHGTPQKYDPTFKGPIYDRGCTDIVCCVLLVVAIVGYVVVGVVAWTHGDPRKVIHPTDSRGQFCGQQGTPNEKKPFLFYFDIVKCASPLVLLEFQCPTTQICVSKCPDRYMTYLTAHGNAAALQYYRNFCTPESKSSKKAPLEVLRDKECPAMLIPSTPLARRCFPAIQAKKGVIMVGNETTYDDGHGRRRNVTELLEGAKKANVVLETRQLAMKIFEDYTVSWYWIIIGLVIAMVASLIFIVLLRFLAGIMVWVMIVMVILVLGYGIFHCYMEYAKLKGEAGSDVSLADLGFQTDLRVYLHLRQTWLAFLIILCVLELVIVLLLIFLRKRILIAIALIKEASRAVGHIMSSLLFPLCTFFLLCLCIAYWASTAVFLSTSNEAVYKVFNESACPFSGQTCRPETFNTSNVTKLCPDAQCLFAFYGGETAYHKYLIVLQFFNVFMFFWLANFVIALGQVTLAGAFASYYWAFKKPDDMPAFPLFSAFGRALRYHTGSLAFGSLVLAVVQVIRVTLEYLDHRLKAAENKFAKFLLSCLKCCFWCLEKFIKFLNRNAYIMIAIYGTNFCTSARNAFFLLMRNIIRVAVLDKVTDFLFFLGKLLIVGSVGILAFFFFTHRIKLVQDTAPPLNYYWVPILTVIVGSYLIAHGFFSVYGMCVDTLFLCFCEDLERNDGSPERPYYMSPELSEILLKGHLEPSKSADSQG
- the SLC44A2 gene encoding choline transporter-like protein 2 isoform X4, which translates into the protein MGGHGDNYYGKHGTPQKYDPTFKGPIYDRGCTDIVCCVLLVVAIVGYVVVGVVAWTHGDPRKVIHPTDSRGQFCGQQGTPNEKKPFLFYFDIVKCASPLVLLEFQCPTTQICVSKCPDRYMTYLTAHGNAAALQYYRNFCTPESKSSKKAPLEVLRDKECPAMLIPSTPLARRCFPAIQAKKGVIMVGNETTYDDGHGRRRNVTELLEGAKKANVVLETRQLAMKIFEDYTVSWYWIIIGLVIAMVASLIFIVLLRFLAGIMVWVMIVMVILVLGYGIFHCYMEYAKLKGEAGSDVSLADLGFQTDLRVYLHLRQTWLAFLIILCVLELVIVLLLIFLRKRILIAIALIKEASRAVGHIMSSLLFPLCTFFLLCLCIAYWASTAVFLSTSNEAVYKVFNESACPFSGQTCRPETFNTSNVTKLCPDAQCLFAFYGGETAYHKYLIVLQFFNVFMFFWLANFVIALGQVTLAGAFASYYWAFKKPDDMPAFPLFSAFGRALRYHTGSLAFGSLVLAVVQVIRVTLEYLDHRLKAAENKFAKFLLSCLKCCFWCLEKFIKFLNRNAYIMIAIYGTNFCTSARNAFFLLMRNIIRVAVLDKVTDFLFFLGKLLIVGSVGILAFFFFTHRIKLVQDTAPPLNYYWVPILTVIVGSYLIAHGFFSVYGMCVDTLFLCFLEDLERNDGSAEKPYFMSQNLRKLLKKTNKGQPDA